A single genomic interval of uncultured Desulfobacter sp. harbors:
- a CDS encoding DUF4105 domain-containing protein: MKRLVYGLGNALIRFFLLAMSGWATVAIFYSNLPFLMRPWLSGLFAIGSLLLLVGKYSTRRTRLGFLAAFALVLTWWLFMPPSNNRDWQPDLSTLSWADIAEDKVTVHNIRNSDYRTETDFTVHHYDKTFDLSKLKGVDFFVVYWGSPKIAHTMMSFDFEGQGNVCFSIETRKEKGEDYSTIKGFFRQYEIIYVVADERDLVRLRTNYREDGKGEDVYLYRLNAGPEFARKVFLSYLGEINRLKEQPQWYNALTDNCTTSILKHTMPYNPNARLDWRLIVNGYIDEMLYERKTLDTCLPFAELKKQSYINPKAQAADKDPAFSQLIRVGLPGKEMK; the protein is encoded by the coding sequence ATGAAACGTTTGGTATATGGTTTAGGGAACGCTCTTATTCGATTTTTCCTGCTGGCGATGTCGGGATGGGCTACGGTTGCCATTTTCTATTCAAACCTGCCTTTTCTTATGCGGCCATGGCTTTCCGGCCTTTTTGCAATTGGCAGCCTATTGCTTCTTGTTGGCAAATACAGCACCAGGCGGACGCGACTGGGCTTTTTAGCAGCTTTTGCACTGGTGCTCACCTGGTGGCTGTTCATGCCGCCGAGCAACAACCGGGACTGGCAACCCGATCTTTCGACTCTTTCCTGGGCAGATATTGCAGAAGACAAGGTCACGGTCCACAACATCCGCAATAGCGATTACCGGACCGAGACCGACTTTACCGTTCATCACTATGACAAAACATTTGATCTGTCTAAATTGAAGGGTGTCGACTTCTTTGTGGTCTATTGGGGATCACCGAAAATAGCCCATACCATGATGAGCTTTGACTTCGAGGGACAAGGAAACGTCTGTTTCTCCATTGAGACCCGCAAAGAAAAGGGGGAGGATTATTCCACCATCAAAGGTTTCTTTCGCCAATACGAGATCATCTATGTCGTGGCTGACGAACGTGATCTGGTCCGTCTACGGACAAACTACCGTGAGGACGGCAAAGGAGAGGACGTCTATCTCTACCGATTGAATGCCGGCCCGGAGTTTGCCCGCAAGGTGTTTCTCAGTTACCTGGGGGAGATCAACCGGCTCAAAGAGCAACCCCAGTGGTACAACGCCCTGACCGATAACTGCACCACCAGTATCCTTAAGCATACCATGCCCTATAACCCTAATGCCCGGCTTGACTGGCGATTGATCGTCAACGGCTACATTGACGAGATGCTCTATGAGAGAAAGACGCTTGATACATGCTTGCCGTTCGCAGAGCTGAAAAAGCAAAGTTACATCAACCCAAAGGCCCAGGCGGCTGACAAGGACCCGGCATTCTCGCAGTTGATTCGTGTTGGACTTCCTGGAAAGGAGATGAAGTAA
- a CDS encoding IS110 family transposase, translating into MKLYAGIDLHSSNNYVGIIDENDKRVFGKRLDNNLPDVLQILEPFKKELEGIVVESTYNWYWLVDGLQENGYRVHLANPSAIQQYEGLKYTDDKWDSFWLAHMRRLNILPEGYIYPKADRAIRDLLRRRLLFVQQRTSQILSLQSMITRQLGIRMSGNAIKKLKEDDVHQMFDSNQAFMAALQIQTIGNLSNAIKEIERKVLSQVKMRKAFELLQTIPGIGNILGLTIMLEVGDITRFAKVGCYSSYCRCVKSEKISNGKKKGKNNTKNGNKYLAWAYVEAANFAKRFSPEARKFFQRKNAQRNGIVATKALSNKICRASYYIMRDQIPFDEVGLFCR; encoded by the coding sequence ATGAAACTTTACGCCGGAATTGATTTGCATTCAAGCAATAATTATGTAGGAATCATTGATGAAAATGACAAACGGGTATTTGGGAAACGGCTGGACAATAACCTGCCGGATGTACTTCAAATTCTGGAGCCGTTTAAAAAAGAACTGGAGGGTATCGTGGTAGAATCAACCTACAACTGGTACTGGCTGGTGGATGGCCTCCAGGAAAACGGGTATCGAGTTCACCTGGCCAACCCGTCAGCCATTCAACAGTACGAGGGGCTCAAGTATACTGACGACAAGTGGGATTCTTTCTGGCTTGCGCATATGAGACGGTTAAACATCCTGCCGGAGGGCTATATTTACCCCAAAGCTGATAGGGCAATTCGAGATCTATTACGCAGAAGGCTATTGTTCGTGCAGCAAAGGACATCCCAGATTTTAAGCCTTCAGAGTATGATAACAAGACAGCTCGGTATCCGGATGTCCGGGAATGCGATCAAAAAACTAAAAGAGGATGATGTTCATCAAATGTTTGATTCAAACCAGGCTTTCATGGCAGCACTTCAGATTCAGACCATCGGTAATCTGAGTAACGCCATAAAAGAAATAGAACGTAAGGTGCTTTCCCAGGTTAAAATGAGAAAAGCCTTTGAATTGCTTCAAACCATACCTGGAATCGGCAACATCCTTGGGCTGACAATTATGCTGGAGGTTGGAGACATCACTCGATTCGCCAAAGTTGGCTGCTACTCATCCTACTGCCGATGTGTCAAAAGTGAAAAAATATCCAATGGGAAAAAGAAAGGAAAAAACAATACAAAAAATGGAAACAAGTACCTTGCCTGGGCATATGTAGAAGCTGCAAATTTTGCAAAAAGGTTCAGCCCGGAAGCAAGGAAGTTTTTCCAGCGCAAAAATGCTCAACGAAACGGTATCGTTGCCACCAAAGCGTTGAGCAACAAAATTTGCCGTGCATCCTATTATATCATGCGGGATCAGATCCCCTTTGATGAAGTAGGTCTTTTTTGCCGGTAA
- a CDS encoding chalcone isomerase family protein, with translation MTDNRFEDVPMVKLKIICMLSVIICVFISGTCHAGATMVNGTEFLNSVEVRGTRLQLSGAALLKYMFLIEAYTGALYLPEKTDGRDALDDISKHLVLEYRVALSSDDFVKATTEKIKASVSKDAFQRLLPKIKSLNRLYKDVQPKDRYALTYLPGILFTEI, from the coding sequence ATGACTGACAACAGATTTGAAGATGTGCCAATGGTGAAACTAAAAATAATATGCATGTTGTCTGTAATTATCTGTGTTTTCATTTCAGGCACTTGCCATGCCGGTGCCACAATGGTAAATGGAACTGAATTTTTAAACTCGGTTGAAGTTCGGGGAACCCGTCTGCAATTATCCGGTGCGGCACTGCTCAAATACATGTTTTTAATAGAGGCATATACCGGCGCATTGTACCTACCGGAGAAAACGGATGGACGGGATGCGCTGGATGATATATCCAAGCACCTGGTCTTGGAATATCGTGTGGCGCTGTCTTCAGATGATTTTGTTAAAGCAACCACGGAAAAGATTAAGGCGTCTGTCAGCAAAGACGCTTTTCAACGACTTTTGCCAAAAATCAAGTCATTAAACCGTCTATACAAAGATGTTCAGCCCAAAGACCGGTATGCGTTGACTTATCTGCCGGGAATTCTATTTACAGAGATTTGA
- a CDS encoding LysE family transporter, with protein sequence MGKYLFMGMVLGLSAGLSPGPLLALVISETIRLGIGAGIRVAMAPLISDIPVLIISFVLVSSLSGSDAVLGIISLAGAGLIMKMGISSIRTTGQMPQAPGRASESLMKGVLVNILSPHPYLFWITVGTPLASKAWQIHPGGAVGFVAGFYLLLVGSKLFLAFVVARTRSFLTGGAYVWTMRVLGFLLCCFAWGLAREGVELLGWL encoded by the coding sequence ATGGGAAAATATTTATTCATGGGAATGGTTTTAGGCTTGTCCGCCGGTTTGTCTCCAGGCCCTTTACTGGCCCTTGTCATCAGTGAAACCATTCGCTTGGGTATCGGTGCCGGTATTCGTGTTGCCATGGCTCCGCTAATCTCGGATATTCCTGTGTTGATTATCTCCTTTGTTTTGGTCTCCTCTTTGTCCGGGTCCGATGCCGTACTTGGGATTATTTCTCTTGCAGGTGCCGGCCTTATTATGAAAATGGGTATTTCAAGCATTCGAACTACCGGGCAGATGCCACAAGCCCCGGGCCGGGCGTCTGAATCCCTTATGAAAGGGGTGCTGGTAAATATTTTAAGTCCCCACCCCTACCTGTTTTGGATTACCGTAGGTACACCCTTGGCTTCCAAGGCCTGGCAGATTCATCCCGGGGGTGCCGTTGGGTTTGTGGCCGGATTCTACCTGCTGCTTGTGGGCTCAAAACTTTTTTTGGCCTTTGTGGTGGCCCGGACCCGCAGCTTCTTAACCGGTGGGGCCTATGTTTGGACCATGAGGGTGTTGGGCTTTCTTTTGTGCTGTTTTGCCTGGGGGCTTGCCCGGGAGGGCGTAGAGCTTCTGGGTTGGCTTTAG
- a CDS encoding nitroreductase, with the protein MNLKPPYTAGGNDMSLNNEVLNCIHERRSTRRFTEQQISSEQLDALLDAAIWAPSGGNNQSWLFTAIQKKNALLYLNELVCEGFQRWVPDDDYPGKHAMKKRSKQEGYNFYHSAPTLIIASNKPNYENAMADCALALQNIFLAAQSFGLGSCYINQLHWLRDDPIIRAYLLEMGIPKEHTICSSAAIGFIGKESPAPVRKEGTIHIIR; encoded by the coding sequence ATGAATCTGAAACCACCATATACGGCAGGAGGGAATGATATGAGTCTAAATAACGAGGTCCTAAATTGCATTCATGAACGAAGGAGTACGAGGCGATTTACTGAACAGCAAATATCATCTGAACAACTGGACGCTCTGCTTGATGCCGCAATATGGGCGCCCAGTGGAGGCAACAACCAAAGCTGGTTATTTACTGCAATTCAGAAAAAGAATGCACTTCTTTACTTAAACGAACTCGTTTGTGAAGGGTTTCAACGTTGGGTTCCTGATGACGATTATCCCGGAAAACATGCTATGAAGAAGCGTTCAAAACAGGAAGGCTATAACTTCTATCACAGCGCACCCACACTCATTATTGCCTCCAATAAACCAAATTACGAAAATGCCATGGCAGATTGTGCCCTGGCGCTTCAGAACATATTTCTTGCAGCTCAGTCTTTTGGACTGGGAAGCTGTTATATCAATCAACTTCATTGGCTTCGGGATGATCCGATCATCCGTGCATATCTCCTTGAAATGGGGATCCCAAAGGAGCATACGATCTGCTCTTCTGCAGCTATTGGATTTATAGGTAAGGAATCTCCCGCGCCTGTCCGTAAAGAAGGCACGATACACATCATTCGATAA
- a CDS encoding transposase produces the protein MKKSYNPKIHHRRSIRLRGYDYSQAGFYFITICSQDHAHLFGEIVGADSISAPDSISAPDSISTPDAATKQMDSLSVNYPKMMLNDAGKMVAQIWHEIPADFHNARLHEFVIMPNHIHGIIEIVPVGADSISALDSISANWTEIDSAPTTNDPASSLSNMIQSFKRHTTIEYIKMVKQNIWPSFNKRIWQRNYWEHIIRNKNEYRKIAQYILENPAKWELDKLNGVTGNQVMESRAAYDTEVWMV, from the coding sequence ATGAAAAAATCATATAACCCCAAAATTCATCACCGCCGTTCCATTCGATTGCGGGGGTATGATTATTCACAGGCAGGATTTTATTTTATAACCATTTGCAGTCAAGACCACGCGCATTTATTCGGGGAAATCGTAGGGGCGGATTCTATATCCGCCCCAGATTCTATATCCGCCCCAGATTCTATATCCACACCGGATGCCGCAACCAAACAAATGGATTCCCTATCCGTCAATTACCCGAAAATGATGTTGAATGATGCAGGAAAAATGGTTGCACAAATATGGCATGAAATACCCGCCGATTTTCATAATGCCCGATTACACGAATTTGTAATCATGCCCAATCATATTCACGGGATTATCGAAATTGTCCCCGTAGGGGCGGATTCCATATCCGCCCTGGATTCCATATCCGCAAATTGGACAGAAATAGATTCTGCCCCTACAACAAATGATCCCGCATCATCATTATCAAATATGATTCAATCATTTAAACGGCATACAACAATCGAATATATCAAAATGGTAAAACAAAATATTTGGCCGTCATTTAACAAACGTATTTGGCAACGAAACTATTGGGAACACATTATCCGAAACAAAAATGAATACCGAAAAATTGCCCAGTACATTCTGGAAAATCCTGCCAAATGGGAATTGGACAAATTAAATGGCGTAACAGGCAATCAGGTTATGGAATCACGTGCAGCCTATGACACAGAGGTCTGGATGGTATGA
- a CDS encoding UPF0182 family protein codes for MAKIKKWIAFIIGLLVILGILVATVKFIFLDFFVDLWWFQAQGMKSYYLLRLLYPYLILIFFTILFFAIFYVNFRVASHIIGFEDKPEGYKEKKWLRHLNHALRNMYILLSFVMALIVAIPIFRNWENSLLFLFGSNSGVLDPLFGKDISFYLFSLPIYHLLQKEVLIVVTLMLAGVLFIYWYEKAATPIEHRIKSHKAHWHTSILLLFIFAVLCWGFMLERYDLLHETANLPVFKGPGYVEMTVILPFIWVTVISLMLTGIFLVLKINKAVGWKMPIIFFLIFVIAFLGKDVETFGDTVRKYIVMPNQMVRDRNYIKASVEATLAAYGLDKVETMDVEMNSAASFDADDPDTLRQLRNVPVWDRDLLDNVFEELQGIRTYYSFPTIDVDRYWVDGEYRQVYLGAREINNSKLPEVAQNWINTHLQYTHGQGVAMIPAAQAGDEPMTWLIKDLPPQSQFGLSSDQTDIYYGLEDKPYAIVPNSVGEIGAPAGESENIVHYNGKGGIAINSLLRKFLLAYYFEDRDIFFTTKTNKQSRILFRRNITERILHITPFFKLDEDPYIVHTPKGLFWIQDAYTTASNYPIAAPYKEEDFNYIRNSVKIVVDAYNGNVSYYESDSSDPIINAYRKMYPGMFKPMSEMPSFLKQHIRYPRDIFSIQMSIYATYHQTNPERFFRQEDNWMFSKIAIGQKFFPATPYYLTLDLLEPGKDEFFLFLPLSPFGRDNLRALMFAGNDIENYGKIYAYRFPRNQQVYGPAQVHSLVNQDTVISEQFSLWDQQGSELVFGKMIIEPTGGAPLYIQPIYLQEEGPLKIPQIKRLIMSLEDAVVMAPSLEEAAVKLENELRRKSSRLEKKVPVSPPTQIQEIPADDIKEEETRPDA; via the coding sequence ATGGCTAAAATAAAAAAGTGGATAGCATTCATAATCGGTTTGCTTGTGATACTCGGTATCCTGGTCGCTACTGTCAAATTTATATTCCTAGATTTTTTTGTGGACTTGTGGTGGTTTCAAGCCCAAGGAATGAAATCATATTATCTTTTAAGGCTACTCTATCCATACCTTATACTTATATTTTTCACGATCCTGTTTTTTGCAATCTTCTATGTCAACTTCAGGGTTGCTTCCCATATTATTGGATTTGAAGATAAACCGGAGGGTTACAAAGAAAAAAAATGGCTAAGGCATCTCAATCATGCCTTGCGAAACATGTATATTCTTCTTTCTTTTGTGATGGCTTTGATAGTTGCCATACCGATTTTCAGAAATTGGGAAAATTCACTGCTGTTTCTTTTCGGAAGTAATAGTGGTGTGTTGGATCCTTTGTTCGGCAAAGACATCAGCTTTTACCTTTTTTCTCTTCCGATCTATCATTTGCTCCAAAAAGAAGTTCTTATAGTCGTTACACTGATGCTCGCAGGTGTTCTGTTTATTTACTGGTACGAGAAGGCGGCAACCCCCATAGAACACCGTATTAAATCCCATAAAGCACATTGGCATACCAGTATACTGCTGTTATTTATTTTTGCGGTTTTATGCTGGGGATTCATGTTGGAGCGGTATGATCTATTGCATGAAACAGCCAATCTTCCCGTTTTCAAAGGACCCGGCTATGTAGAGATGACTGTTATTCTTCCCTTTATATGGGTTACAGTGATTTCCTTGATGTTAACGGGTATTTTCCTGGTACTCAAAATTAACAAGGCCGTTGGGTGGAAAATGCCCATTATCTTTTTTTTAATTTTCGTTATTGCATTCTTAGGAAAAGATGTTGAGACATTTGGGGATACCGTTCGAAAATATATCGTGATGCCAAACCAAATGGTACGGGATCGGAACTACATCAAGGCCAGTGTTGAAGCTACGCTTGCGGCCTATGGGCTTGACAAGGTGGAGACCATGGATGTTGAAATGAATTCGGCGGCCTCTTTCGATGCCGATGATCCGGACACCTTGCGTCAGTTGCGTAATGTTCCCGTTTGGGACAGAGATTTGCTTGATAATGTGTTCGAGGAACTTCAAGGTATACGAACATATTATTCATTTCCAACGATTGATGTTGACCGCTATTGGGTAGATGGTGAATATCGGCAGGTCTATCTTGGCGCCAGAGAAATAAATAATTCAAAGCTGCCCGAAGTCGCTCAAAATTGGATTAATACGCATCTTCAATATACCCACGGTCAGGGAGTAGCCATGATCCCGGCCGCCCAGGCTGGAGATGAACCAATGACGTGGTTGATCAAAGATCTCCCCCCTCAATCTCAATTTGGGTTATCCAGTGATCAAACCGATATTTACTACGGACTGGAAGATAAGCCGTACGCAATCGTTCCAAACAGTGTCGGGGAAATCGGCGCCCCTGCCGGAGAAAGTGAGAACATAGTCCATTACAATGGAAAGGGCGGTATCGCGATCAATTCACTTTTGCGCAAATTTTTATTGGCGTACTATTTTGAAGATCGAGACATCTTTTTCACCACCAAAACAAACAAGCAGAGTAGGATACTGTTTCGAAGAAACATTACAGAACGCATTCTGCATATTACCCCCTTTTTTAAACTGGACGAGGATCCATATATCGTTCACACACCAAAGGGACTTTTCTGGATACAGGACGCGTATACAACGGCATCCAATTACCCGATTGCAGCCCCATACAAAGAAGAAGATTTCAACTATATTCGTAATTCGGTAAAAATAGTGGTTGATGCTTATAATGGCAACGTCTCATATTATGAATCCGATTCCAGCGATCCCATCATAAATGCTTACCGTAAAATGTATCCTGGAATGTTCAAGCCAATGTCCGAAATGCCGTCGTTTTTGAAACAACATATTCGGTATCCTCGTGATATTTTTTCCATTCAAATGTCCATTTATGCCACCTATCACCAAACGAACCCGGAGCGGTTCTTTAGACAGGAGGATAACTGGATGTTTTCCAAGATTGCCATAGGCCAAAAATTTTTTCCAGCGACCCCTTATTACTTGACTTTAGATTTATTAGAACCTGGAAAAGATGAATTTTTCTTGTTTCTCCCCTTATCCCCATTTGGTCGGGATAATCTACGGGCATTGATGTTTGCGGGAAACGATATTGAAAATTATGGAAAAATCTATGCTTACCGTTTTCCACGTAATCAACAGGTGTATGGGCCGGCACAAGTCCACTCTCTTGTAAATCAGGATACCGTGATTTCAGAACAGTTCTCACTATGGGATCAGCAAGGCTCCGAGTTGGTATTTGGCAAAATGATCATTGAACCGACGGGAGGCGCACCGCTCTATATCCAGCCGATCTACCTCCAAGAGGAAGGGCCGTTAAAAATACCACAAATAAAGCGATTGATCATGTCTTTGGAAGATGCCGTTGTGATGGCACCAAGTCTCGAGGAAGCAGCTGTCAAATTGGAAAATGAACTGCGTCGTAAATCCTCTCGTCTTGAAAAAAAGGTGCCGGTGTCACCGCCTACCCAAATTCAAGAGATACCGGCAGATGATATAAAAGAAGAAGAAACAAGACCTGATGCGTAG
- the proB gene encoding glutamate 5-kinase, with protein MNTDQQFLALSKFKRIVVKVGSGVLTRKNSLNIDVINSISKQICVLHDRGMEVILVSSGAMAAGVKKIGLKKRPSETPKRQAVSAIGQADLIREWEKAMEHCGRKVAQILLTRGDLCDRGRYLNARNTLNTLLEWKVLPIINENDTVAVKSLQFGDNDNLGAMITMLLDADLMINLTDIGGLYNKDPRKHDDAQLIREVTAMCSEIEAMAGEIAGPLGTGGMGTKISAAKKLTSAGIPMIIACGLEEDILVKIMDNKYTGTYFVPNGQKASSRKKWIGLTLQAKGRITIDRGAQKAVVEQGKSLLPSGITRVEDYFEVGDPVEFITEDKVVLGMGLVNYNASDILKIMGCKTSQIKKRLGFRSYDEVIHRDNLMITAYPDDARL; from the coding sequence ATGAACACCGACCAGCAATTTTTAGCCCTCTCCAAATTCAAACGCATCGTGGTCAAAGTGGGCTCAGGGGTGCTGACCCGGAAAAACAGCCTCAATATTGACGTCATCAACAGCATTTCAAAGCAGATCTGTGTACTCCATGACCGGGGTATGGAGGTAATTCTTGTATCTTCCGGCGCCATGGCGGCGGGCGTAAAAAAAATCGGTCTAAAAAAAAGGCCGTCGGAAACCCCCAAACGTCAGGCGGTTTCCGCCATTGGCCAGGCGGATCTGATCCGTGAATGGGAAAAGGCCATGGAACACTGCGGCCGGAAAGTGGCCCAGATTCTTCTGACCAGAGGCGACCTGTGCGACCGGGGCCGGTACCTGAATGCCAGAAACACCCTGAACACGCTTCTGGAATGGAAGGTGCTACCCATTATCAATGAAAATGACACCGTGGCTGTGAAATCCCTGCAATTCGGGGACAATGACAACCTGGGCGCCATGATCACCATGCTGCTCGACGCTGACCTGATGATCAATCTCACCGATATCGGCGGCCTGTACAATAAAGACCCCCGAAAACATGACGATGCACAGCTAATCAGAGAGGTAACAGCCATGTGCAGCGAAATCGAGGCCATGGCCGGAGAGATAGCCGGACCATTGGGCACAGGAGGCATGGGCACCAAAATAAGCGCGGCCAAAAAGCTGACATCAGCAGGCATTCCCATGATCATTGCCTGCGGCCTGGAAGAGGATATCCTGGTCAAAATAATGGACAACAAGTATACCGGCACCTATTTTGTTCCCAATGGACAAAAGGCCTCATCCAGGAAAAAGTGGATTGGCCTGACCCTGCAGGCCAAGGGGAGGATTACCATAGACAGGGGGGCCCAGAAAGCTGTGGTGGAGCAGGGAAAAAGTCTTTTACCGTCAGGCATTACCCGGGTGGAAGATTATTTTGAGGTAGGCGATCCCGTGGAATTTATCACAGAGGACAAAGTGGTCCTGGGCATGGGCCTGGTCAATTACAATGCCTCGGATATATTGAAAATCATGGGCTGCAAGACCAGCCAGATTAAAAAACGCTTAGGGTTCAGGTCTTATGACGAAGTGATTCACAGGGATAATCTTATGATCACCGCATACCCGGATGATGCCCGACTATAA
- a CDS encoding glutamate-5-semialdehyde dehydrogenase has translation MSLENQIIEIAKQARAAARIMAALPAEQKNRALFAIARQLEKDKDVIQAENAKDVAAARENGLSDAMIDRLTITDKVLNGMVEGLEYVAGLEDPVGTLSDSSIRPNGIEMARMRIPLGVIGIIYESRPNVTVDAAGLCLKAGNAVILRGGSEAIYSNQALARAIEQGIATEGLPAGVVQVIPTSDRAAVDIMLKQEEYIDLIIPRGGEGLIRHVVAASSIPVLKHYKGVCHAYVDDLADLDMGVSIVVNAKAQRPGVCNALETLLVHEGVAEQFLPMAYKALADAGVTLKGCPKTCEILPDAVPATEADWPMEYLDLTLAVKVVKDMDDAMAHIAAYGSNHTEAIITTDLNRSRRFIREVDASLVIVNASTRFNDGGELGLGAEIGISTSKLHAYGPMGIKELTTTKFVAWGDGQIRS, from the coding sequence ATGTCTTTGGAAAATCAGATCATTGAAATTGCCAAACAGGCCAGGGCAGCAGCCCGGATTATGGCGGCTCTGCCTGCGGAACAAAAAAACAGAGCGCTTTTTGCCATTGCCCGGCAGTTGGAAAAGGATAAAGACGTCATCCAGGCGGAAAACGCAAAGGATGTGGCAGCGGCCCGGGAAAACGGGTTGTCCGATGCCATGATAGACCGGCTGACCATTACGGATAAGGTATTGAACGGAATGGTTGAAGGTCTGGAATATGTGGCCGGCCTGGAAGATCCCGTGGGCACCTTATCGGATTCCTCCATCCGACCCAACGGTATTGAAATGGCAAGAATGCGCATTCCCTTGGGGGTTATCGGCATTATCTACGAATCAAGACCCAATGTCACCGTGGATGCGGCAGGCCTGTGCCTGAAGGCCGGTAATGCCGTGATCCTGCGGGGCGGGTCCGAAGCCATTTACTCCAACCAGGCCCTGGCCCGGGCCATTGAACAGGGTATTGCCACAGAAGGCCTGCCGGCCGGTGTCGTCCAGGTGATCCCCACGTCGGATCGGGCTGCCGTGGATATCATGCTCAAACAGGAAGAATATATTGATCTGATCATCCCCCGGGGCGGCGAAGGCCTGATCCGCCATGTAGTGGCGGCCTCCAGCATCCCTGTGCTCAAGCATTACAAAGGGGTGTGCCACGCCTATGTGGATGATCTGGCTGATCTGGACATGGGCGTCAGCATCGTAGTTAATGCCAAGGCCCAGCGGCCCGGGGTATGCAATGCCCTGGAAACCCTGCTGGTTCATGAAGGTGTGGCGGAACAATTTCTACCCATGGCCTACAAAGCATTGGCCGATGCCGGTGTCACCCTGAAAGGATGCCCGAAAACTTGCGAAATACTACCCGATGCAGTCCCCGCCACCGAAGCGGACTGGCCCATGGAGTACCTGGATCTGACTCTGGCCGTCAAGGTGGTTAAGGACATGGATGATGCGATGGCCCATATCGCGGCCTACGGCTCCAACCACACCGAAGCGATTATTACAACGGACCTGAACCGGTCCCGGCGCTTTATCCGGGAAGTGGACGCCTCCCTTGTCATTGTCAATGCATCCACCCGGTTCAACGACGGGGGCGAGCTGGGATTGGGCGCTGAGATCGGCATATCCACCTCAAAGCTGCATGCTTACGGCCCCATGGGCATAAAAGAGCTGACCACCACTAAATTTGTGGCTTGGGGGGACGGACAGATCCGGTCATAA